Proteins from a genomic interval of Trifolium pratense cultivar HEN17-A07 linkage group LG6, ARS_RC_1.1, whole genome shotgun sequence:
- the LOC123891814 gene encoding protein MAINTENANCE OF MERISTEMS-like → MEHNIGRSRLGRPSQAHSSARREAAAGNPPAKRGRRRQGQPPSQGTHDNEAGGSGATRSRSRRQQVDDVDVDAAEDGNVNVGQYLADDADWLDEDEDEEPREQQMQQQPPHEAPHQPPHAPNLQPEDGYPGGPSNFSLLTEYHKHRAIPIWNAEPGDEKILKKSMRAITNGKRVINLPKMDRNVDWFWRAIEATGLEPLTRTNYSIIDHGVLTAFAERWHSETSTFHIPIGEVGITLDDVQCLLHLPIEGKLLNHRKISRAEGVELVNTYLGVPESKCWEFFIDTHGPHITYGDLAFVYTTRWEEIDKAVSENRPMHEITVLRQQCIRAFLLFLVCTTIFSNKSQFYVDVVYLSYFQDLSDVNQWNWGVAALTYLQHYLDDSCKAGGMQVAGYLSFYQGWIMMHFPKMTVWRRDPNYREEMPRNATFSTGQGHRDPVLYRQFLDNMQVSDFEFCPYDGHRHVRPLIDVCWFSGWLRCGSLKAKHLPERVLRQFGHVQGIPRDPAAGAPAGMSLLQIDRVFMEEVEMRMIDEEMRGPTVVRAWDHVPGYISWFYKVSHPIMRPIAAPKAPPRPANLEVLIEEQESQSVPDTLDICRNVRTELRRALEANEALPGTPIYETVNRVLGFVEPAFLYRSRRRLPGRGRFDPHDAARRFNTQ, encoded by the exons ATGGAACACAATATTGGAAGAAGCAGGCTTGGTAGACCGAGTCAGGCACATTCTTCTGCTCGACGAGAGGCTGCTGCCGGCAATCCTCCTGCTAAAAGAGGTCGTCGTAGACAAGGACAACCTCCGTCTCAAGGAACACATGATAATGAAGCGGGGGGGTCAGGTGCGACACGATCACGTTCAAGGCGACAACAAGTTGATGATGTTGACGTAGATGCAGCTGAGGATGGGAATGTAAATGTTGGTCAATATTTGGCCGATGATGCAGACTGGctcgatgaagatgaagatgaagaaccaCGGGAACAACAAATGCAACAACAACCACCACATGAAGCACCACATCAACCACCACATGCACCCAATTTGCAACCAGAGGATGGCTATCCGGGAGGACCTAGTAATTTTTCCTTATTAACGGAATACCACAAGCATAGGGCAATTCCGATATGGAATGCAGAGCCTGGTGATGAAAAg attttgaagaaaagtaTGCGGGCCATTACCAACGGGAAGAGGGTTATCAACCTTCCAAAAATGGATCGGAATGTGGACTGGTTTTGGAGAGCCATAGAAGCAACCGGCTTAGAGCCGCTAACGAGGACCAATTACAGCATAATAGACCACGGGGTTCTCACTGCATTTGCCGAAAGATGGCATTCAGAGACTAGCACCTTTCACATACCAATAGGTGAGGTTGGCATCACATTGGATGACGTCCAATGTCTGTTACATCTACCGATCGAGGGAAAGCTGTTGAACCACAGAAAGATATCAAGAGCTGAAGGAGTTGAACTTGTGAATACATATCTTGGAGTGCCTGAATCCAAATGTTGGGAATTTTTTATTGATACACACGGTCCGCATATAACTTATGGAGATCTAGCATTTGTGTATACTACAAGATGGGAGGAAATTGACAAAGCTGTGAGTGAAAACCGACCGATGCATGAAATTACGGTGTTGAGGCAGCAGTGTATTAGGGCTTTTTTGCTGTTTTTGGTGTGCACTACCATATTCAGCAACAAAAGCCAATTCTACGTCGACGTAGTTTATTTGAGCTACTTTCAGGATTTGTCGGATGTGAATCAGTGGAATTGGGGTGTGGCTGCTTTAACATATCTGCAGCACTATTTGGATGATTCGTGCAAGGCCGGTGGTATGCAAGTAGCCGGATACTTGTCCTTTTATCAG gGATGGATAATGATGCACTTTCCAAAAATGACTGTGTGGCGTAGAGATCCGAACTACAGAGAGGAGATGCCACGTAATGCCACCTTCAGCACTGGACAAGGACATAGGGATCCTGTCCTGTATAGGCAATTTTTGGATAACATGCAGGTTTCtgattttgaattttgtccATACGATGGTCACCGTCATGTGAGACCCTTGATTGATGTTTGCTGGTTTTCTGGTTGGTTGAGGTGCGGGTCATTGAAGGCAAAACATTTACCTGAACGTGTGCTGCGACAATTTGGTCATGTTCAAGGCATTCCAAGAGACCCTGCTGCGGGTGCTCCAGCTGGGATGAGTTTGTTGCAGATTGATCGAGTGTTTATGGAAGAGGTTGAGATGAGAATGATTGACGAAGAAATGAGAGGACCGACTGTTGTGAGAGCATGGGATCATGTACCTGGCTATATATCATGGTTCTACAAAGTCTCCCATCCGATTATGCGTCCGATCGCTGCCCCGAAAGCACCACCTAGACCAGCAAACTTAGAGGTGCTGATAGAGGAACAAGAATCGCAGTCAGTTCCTGATACTTTGGATATATGCCGCAATGTCAGAACTGAGCTACGACGCGCACTTGAAGCAAATGAGGCATTGCCAGGAACTCCGATTTATGAAACTGTGAACAGGGTGCTTGGGTTTGTCGAACCAGCATTTTTGTACCGATCAAGGCGCAGACTACCGGGTAGAGGAAGATTTGACCCACATGATGCTGCAAGACGCTTTAATACTCAGTGA
- the LOC123888310 gene encoding xylan glycosyltransferase MUCI21-like: MVHHHRYHQFRKPTDYIIKDEESLNHLMDCSSSVYCKRTRPKLLSFLFLITFLSCCYVFAPFFLGPSFSLSLLYSYGPENDSNQDGVDVKASACSSVSTGTICCDRSGYRSDICVMKGDIRTHSSSSSIFLYNSISHVDNVSRTDEARKGENEAEQVLQHEKIKPYTRKWETSVMDTIDELNLVAKKVNSGNVQGCDVQHDVPAVFFSNGGYTGNVYHEFNDGIIPLYITSQHFNKKVVFVILEYHSWWITKYGDILSHLSEFPPIDFSEDNRTHCFSEAIVGLKIHDELAVDSSSMEGSKNIVDFRNLLDKAYSPRIKGLIKDEEREAQEKLRQQRQISLSPSSEPGSKASQRLHEIARTKPKLVIVSRSGSRAITNENLLVKMAEEIGFKVKVLKPKQTTELAKIYRVLNESDVMIGVHGAAMTHFMFMKPRSVFIQVVPLGTNWAADTYYGEPARKLGLKYISYEIHPKESSLYGKYDKNDPILRDPDSITEKGWEYTKKIYLDSQNVKLDLRRFRKRLHRAYEYTVLRSNLNLQHQPQ, translated from the exons atggttcATCACCACCGTTACCATCAATTCAGAAAACCAACAGACTACATAATCAAAGATGAAGAGTCACTAAATCATCTCATGGATTGTTCTAGTTCTGTTTATTGCAAAAGAACAAGACCAAAGTTGTTGTCTTTTCTTTTCCTCATCACTTTTCTCTCTTGTTGCTATGTTTTCGCACCTTTTTTCCTTGGACCCTCTTTCTCTTTATCCCTATTAT ATTCTTATGGACCTGAAAATGATAGCAACCAAGATGGTGTTGATGTAAAAGCTTCTGCATGTTCTTCTGTTTCAACTG GAACTATATGTTGTGATAGAAGCGGTTACCGTTCTGATATATGTGTGATGAAAGGTGACATAAGAACACACTCTTCATCCTCATCAATATTCCTCTACAACTCAATAAGCCATGTCGATAATGTTTCACGGACTGATGAAGCTAGAAAAGGCGAAAATGAAGCGGAACAAGTGCTCCAACATGAAAAGATAAAGCCTTATACTAGAAAATGGGAGACAAGTGTAATGGACACCATTGATGAATTGAACCTTGTTGCAAAGAAAGTGAATTCAGGTAATGTGCAAGGTTGTGATGTGCAACATGATGTTCCTGCAGTGTTTTTTTCTAACGGAGGCTACACCGGCAATGTTTATCATGAGTTCAATGATGGAATCATACCTTTGTACATCACTTCACAGCATTTCAACAAGAAGGTTGTGTTTGTGATACTTGAATATCATAGTTGGTGGATCACAAAATACGGTGACATCCTTTCTCATTTATCGGAATTTCCACCGATTGATTTTAGTGAAGACAATAGGACTCATTGTTTCTCCGAAGCCATTGTTGGTCTCAAAATCCACGATGAACTAGCTGTGGATTCTTCATCGATGGAAGGTAGCAAAAACATTGTTGATTTTAGAAACCTTTTGGACAAAGCTTATTCGCCTCGGATTAAAGGACTAATTAAAGACGAGGAAAGGGAAGCTCAAGAGAAACTGCGCCAACAACGACAAATCTCCTTATCTCCATCATCAGAACCAGGATCAAAAGCCTCACAAAGATTACATGAAATTGCACGGACGAAACCAAAATTGGTTATTGTCTCTAGAAGCGGTTCAAGAGCTATAACTAACGAGAATTTGCTAGTGAAAATGGCCGAGGAAATTGGTTTCAAGGTAAAAGTTTTAAAACCTAAACAAACAACAGAATTGGCAAAGATTTATAGAGTACTAAATGAAAGTGATGTGATGATCGGTGTTCATGGAGCAGCAATGACACATTTCATGTTCATGAAACCTCGTTCAGTGTTCATTCAAGTTGTTCCTCTTGGTACAAATTGGGCTGCAGATACTTATTATGGCGAACCTGCAAGGAAGCTTGGTTTGAAATACATCAGTTACGAAATTCATCCAAAagaaagctcattatatggtaaatatgataaaaatgatCCTATTTTGAGAGACCCTGATAGCATTACAGAGAAAGGGTGGGAATATACAAAGAAGATTTATCTTGATAGCCAAAATGTTAAATTGGACCTTAGAAGATTCAGAAAAAGGTTGCATAGAG